Proteins from a genomic interval of Pseudanabaena yagii GIHE-NHR1:
- a CDS encoding response regulator: protein MSYNPSLEITGNILLVDDLPENLQLLSDLLTTLGYSVRSVTSGRMALKTAKVKRPDLILLDIKMPEMDGYQVCQAFKADEDLRDIPVIFISALDDVFDKVKAFWSGGVDYIAKPFQSEEVVVRLENQLTIQRQKQALQDEISRRKETEEMLYQSRALLTSVLNSVLDGIAAVQAVRDPTTGDIVDFRCLVVNPVIAKLFDRSREDLIGKLVLRKFLERVKPDLFQKLVDVVETGHTLDETINYPVNSNYFYQIIAVKLGDGFTVTLRDNSNKC, encoded by the coding sequence ATGAGCTACAATCCTTCGCTTGAAATCACAGGTAATATTCTCTTGGTAGATGATCTACCCGAAAATTTGCAACTCCTCAGTGATTTATTGACAACCCTAGGCTACAGTGTGCGAAGTGTAACTAGTGGACGTATGGCTCTTAAAACGGCGAAGGTAAAGCGCCCTGATTTAATTCTTTTAGATATTAAGATGCCAGAAATGGATGGCTATCAAGTATGTCAAGCCTTTAAAGCTGACGAAGATTTACGTGATATCCCTGTGATTTTTATCAGTGCCCTCGATGATGTTTTTGACAAAGTGAAGGCTTTTTGGTCAGGGGGAGTTGATTATATTGCCAAGCCTTTTCAGAGCGAAGAAGTTGTCGTTCGCCTCGAAAATCAATTAACAATTCAAAGGCAAAAACAAGCCTTACAGGATGAGATTTCTCGACGGAAAGAAACCGAAGAAATGTTGTATCAGTCGCGAGCTTTACTTACGAGTGTTCTCAATAGTGTGCTTGATGGGATCGCTGCCGTGCAAGCAGTTCGCGATCCGACCACAGGCGACATTGTGGACTTTCGATGTCTTGTTGTTAATCCTGTGATTGCCAAACTATTCGATCGCAGTCGCGAAGATTTAATTGGTAAATTAGTGCTCAGAAAATTTCTTGAGCGAGTTAAACCAGATCTATTTCAGAAATTAGTTGATGTAGTAGAAACAGGGCATACCTTAGATGAGACAATTAATTATCCCGTAAACTCTAACTACTTTTATCAAATCATTGCTGTTAAGTTAGGTGATGGATTTACTGTCACCCTGAGGGATAACAGTAATAAATGCTAA
- a CDS encoding NAD(P)/FAD-dependent oxidoreductase has product MQQLLYIEIPTPQVAAVKTWLQTEYQPPFGKKSVAKHGFILDRQNRSGAIAQLSVFIWTLQRTTYLKIFRWSDEVMDGEKEFLEHFTKAVRQAFPYEFKQPPAITPNQSIFEALAEEYPLTVKFFQRIPNGEYDLNRVYWWEKRWRESVKNPETPKQVIFEDSQTNSAKPEVIYDIVYLGGALGAIHAAMMAKLGYRVCLVERIPFGRMNREWNISRAEFQNLIDFGLFTKEEFEAMITAEYVDGFNKFFDSNNPPHLKAKVLHTPTVLNIAIDTNRLLEICSKKLHQYGAVICDRTEFQKVVINDHGTTIFAKNLETNAEVILNSRLVIDAMGSASAIAQQLNAGQAFDSVCPTVGAVLEGIDKQVWDSQYGDVLFSHGDISRGRQLIWELFPAEKDELTIYLFHYHQVHPENPGSLLEMYEDFFTILPEYRRCDMERLTWKKATFGYITGHYSLNEDSKKCAFDRILAIGDAASLQSPLVFTGFGSLVRNLPRLATLLDTALKHDLLKADDLSQINAYQSNIAVTWLFSKGMMVPTGMHLPPERVNSMLNTFFGLLADEPQPVSDRFIKDRLNWLMFNRLALIAAFKNPKLVLWILEMAGIQDLLKWLSSYGSFTHNSFANAILGGWMPQLIRSCQAWLEPTNPRLWLRLLSWSYAINYSVGKPR; this is encoded by the coding sequence ATGCAGCAGTTACTTTACATCGAGATCCCTACGCCTCAAGTTGCAGCCGTGAAAACATGGCTCCAGACTGAGTACCAACCTCCCTTTGGGAAAAAATCCGTTGCTAAGCATGGCTTTATCCTCGATCGCCAAAATCGTTCAGGTGCGATCGCGCAATTATCAGTATTTATCTGGACATTGCAGCGCACGACCTACCTCAAAATATTCCGATGGTCGGATGAGGTCATGGATGGGGAAAAGGAATTTCTTGAGCATTTTACGAAAGCAGTGCGTCAAGCTTTTCCCTACGAGTTTAAACAGCCACCTGCGATCACCCCAAATCAATCAATTTTTGAAGCCTTAGCTGAGGAATATCCGCTTACGGTTAAATTCTTTCAACGAATTCCCAATGGGGAATATGATCTCAATCGCGTCTACTGGTGGGAAAAGCGCTGGCGGGAGAGTGTTAAAAATCCCGAAACTCCCAAGCAAGTAATTTTTGAAGATTCACAGACTAATTCTGCGAAACCAGAAGTGATCTATGACATCGTGTATCTGGGTGGAGCATTGGGCGCGATCCATGCAGCAATGATGGCGAAGTTGGGCTATCGCGTTTGCTTAGTCGAGCGCATTCCCTTTGGGCGGATGAATCGGGAATGGAATATCTCTCGCGCTGAATTTCAGAATCTCATCGATTTTGGACTCTTCACGAAGGAAGAATTTGAAGCGATGATTACAGCGGAATATGTGGATGGATTTAACAAATTCTTTGATAGCAATAATCCACCGCATCTGAAGGCTAAGGTGTTGCATACACCTACGGTGCTAAATATTGCGATCGATACTAATCGTTTGTTGGAAATTTGTAGCAAGAAATTACATCAGTATGGCGCGGTAATTTGCGATCGCACCGAGTTCCAAAAGGTAGTAATTAACGATCATGGCACGACTATCTTTGCGAAGAACTTGGAAACCAATGCCGAGGTAATTCTCAATTCGCGCTTAGTAATTGATGCAATGGGATCAGCTTCAGCGATCGCGCAGCAACTCAATGCAGGACAAGCCTTTGATAGCGTCTGTCCCACTGTGGGCGCAGTTTTGGAGGGCATTGATAAACAGGTTTGGGATTCCCAATATGGAGATGTTCTGTTTAGTCATGGCGATATTTCGCGAGGACGGCAATTAATTTGGGAACTCTTTCCCGCAGAGAAAGATGAACTAACGATTTATCTGTTCCATTATCATCAAGTCCATCCCGAAAACCCGGGATCTTTACTGGAAATGTATGAGGACTTCTTCACGATTTTGCCTGAATATCGTCGTTGTGACATGGAGAGACTGACTTGGAAGAAGGCAACCTTTGGCTATATCACAGGACATTACAGCCTCAATGAGGATTCTAAAAAATGTGCCTTTGATCGAATTCTAGCGATCGGTGATGCTGCCTCTTTGCAATCGCCCTTAGTCTTTACGGGCTTTGGTTCCCTCGTTCGCAATTTGCCCCGCTTAGCTACTTTGTTGGATACTGCACTAAAACATGATTTGCTCAAAGCCGATGATCTGAGCCAGATTAATGCCTATCAAAGCAATATTGCGGTTACATGGCTATTTTCAAAAGGAATGATGGTTCCCACAGGAATGCACTTGCCCCCTGAGCGAGTGAACTCGATGCTAAATACTTTCTTTGGACTGCTTGCCGATGAGCCACAACCCGTCAGCGATCGCTTTATCAAAGATCGCCTCAATTGGTTAATGTTTAACCGCCTTGCTCTCATCGCAGCCTTTAAAAATCCGAAATTAGTACTTTGGATTTTGGAAATGGCAGGGATACAGGACTTACTGAAATGGCTATCTAGCTATGGATCCTTTACCCATAATTCTTTTGCTAATGCGATTTTGGGTGGATGGATGCCCCAACTAATCCGCAGTTGTCAAGCATGGCTAGAACCTACTAATCCGCGTCTGTGGTTGCGGTTGCTCAGTTGGAGTTATGCCATTAACTATTCCGTGGGCAAACCTCGCTAG
- a CDS encoding DUF4276 family protein, whose translation MVILNILVEGATEETFVKNILRPHLKQLNINIKYSLVPTNRSKGIAGGVANYAKVKNEINRLLKERNSQPVILTTMFDLYALPNDFPEFEKANKILDSCLKVKALESAFAKDINHYQFIPYIQLHEFEALIFTDLEELYKDFPENEQYKKDINRLLMECNRYSSPELINQGVTTAPSKRLEKVIPKYKKLKTSLAPQVVEKIGLVKIREKCPHFNQWITQLENLQI comes from the coding sequence ATGGTTATTCTAAATATTCTTGTAGAAGGAGCAACAGAGGAAACATTTGTTAAAAACATTTTGCGCCCACATTTAAAACAGCTAAATATTAATATTAAATATAGTTTAGTACCAACAAATAGATCTAAGGGCATAGCAGGAGGAGTAGCTAACTATGCAAAAGTTAAAAATGAAATTAATCGTTTGTTAAAAGAGAGAAATAGTCAACCAGTAATACTTACAACAATGTTTGATCTATATGCATTACCAAATGATTTTCCAGAATTTGAAAAAGCCAATAAAATATTAGATTCTTGTCTCAAAGTTAAAGCATTAGAATCTGCTTTTGCCAAGGATATTAATCATTATCAATTTATACCCTATATTCAATTACATGAATTTGAAGCTTTAATATTTACTGATCTTGAAGAGTTGTATAAAGACTTTCCTGAAAATGAACAATACAAAAAAGATATTAATCGCCTGTTAATGGAATGTAACAGGTATTCTTCTCCAGAATTAATTAACCAAGGTGTAACTACGGCTCCTTCTAAAAGACTTGAAAAAGTTATTCCAAAGTACAAAAAATTAAAAACCAGTTTAGCGCCTCAAGTAGTTGAAAAAATTGGGTTAGTAAAAATCAGAGAAAAATGTCCGCATTTTAATCAATGGATTACACAGCTAGAAAACTTGCAAATCTGA
- a CDS encoding M16 family metallopeptidase: protein MPAIVVPRRLDVAVTDHALNDLATRAQLSAPTQHVLPNGIKIIAEQIPVDAVNLSIWVDVGSAVESDDINGMAHFLEHMVFKGSDRLALGEFEQAIESHGGNTNAATSQDYTHFYINVAPKDFAKLAPLQLDVVLKASIPDEEFQRERHVVLEEIRRSEDNPDRRIYRHISELVYEQLPYRRAVLGPVDVIEKVTSEQMKAFHRQWYAPQNMTIAVVGNLPVSEMIGVIANYFEGDAIADKPQPKTFTPEKPFTEIVRREVTDTSLKQARLSMTWRVSGLTELSETYPLSILANILGSGRTSRMVQDLRENRRIVDRISVSNSAMRWQGNFQVFAKLNVEDVAIVEEAIREHIRQLHEVPVTDEELAKIRTQVSNRFIFGNESPKERAGIYGYYDRIVGSLEPALNYPDLIKSITKEDIQAAVRKYLNPDAYGILIVKP, encoded by the coding sequence ATGCCAGCGATCGTCGTTCCGCGTCGGTTAGATGTAGCTGTGACCGATCATGCACTCAATGATCTAGCTACTAGAGCGCAGCTATCTGCGCCTACTCAACATGTTCTACCCAATGGAATTAAGATTATTGCCGAACAGATTCCTGTAGATGCGGTCAACCTGAGTATTTGGGTTGATGTTGGCTCTGCCGTAGAGAGCGATGACATCAATGGGATGGCGCATTTCCTTGAACATATGGTTTTCAAGGGTAGCGATCGCCTTGCATTGGGAGAATTTGAACAGGCGATCGAGTCGCACGGTGGCAACACCAATGCGGCAACCAGTCAGGACTACACGCATTTTTATATTAATGTTGCACCTAAAGATTTCGCAAAACTCGCACCCTTGCAACTGGATGTAGTCCTAAAAGCTAGCATTCCCGATGAAGAGTTTCAGCGCGAACGTCATGTGGTGCTAGAGGAAATCCGCCGCAGCGAAGACAATCCCGATCGCCGCATTTATCGCCACATTTCCGAATTGGTATATGAGCAGTTGCCCTATCGCCGTGCGGTATTAGGTCCCGTTGATGTCATTGAAAAAGTCACATCTGAGCAGATGAAAGCTTTCCATCGTCAGTGGTATGCACCGCAAAACATGACGATCGCTGTGGTTGGCAATTTACCCGTGAGCGAGATGATTGGTGTAATTGCTAATTACTTTGAAGGAGATGCGATCGCCGATAAACCTCAGCCTAAGACTTTCACTCCCGAAAAGCCCTTTACAGAAATTGTGCGGCGCGAAGTAACTGATACCAGTCTCAAGCAAGCCCGATTGAGCATGACATGGCGCGTTTCTGGCTTGACAGAGCTATCAGAAACCTATCCTCTGAGTATTCTGGCAAATATTCTCGGTAGTGGACGTACTTCGCGGATGGTACAGGACTTACGCGAAAATCGCCGCATCGTTGATCGCATTTCTGTCAGTAATTCGGCAATGCGTTGGCAGGGCAATTTCCAAGTATTTGCCAAGTTAAATGTGGAGGATGTAGCGATCGTGGAGGAAGCAATTCGTGAGCATATCCGCCAACTCCATGAAGTACCTGTCACCGATGAGGAACTCGCCAAAATTCGCACTCAAGTCAGTAATCGCTTTATCTTCGGCAATGAGTCACCGAAGGAACGAGCAGGTATATACGGCTATTACGATCGCATTGTCGGTTCCCTAGAGCCAGCTTTAAATTATCCCGATTTAATCAAATCCATCACCAAAGAGGACATCCAGGCCGCCGTTCGCAAATACCTCAATCCTGATGCCTACGGTATTTTGATTGTCAAACCTTAA
- a CDS encoding AAA family ATPase codes for MLKHISIKGFKSIKELDLDLSSINVLIGANGSGKSNFISFFKLLNWMMKPSGQLQFFVARSGGADCFLFEGAAVTPQIEAELNFESNSRKNDYSLRLFHAAADTFIFAEEKYRFSQNTAKHWVDWNSLDAGHKESKLLDIKLYNQEAKNLYSLIQSLNVYQFHDTTETASIKHRSSINDNHYLKEDAGNLAPFLLRIREKEPRYYQRIVETIRQIAPFFADFIFPGGDNPLLLQWAEKGSGLLFSPDQASDGTLRVMALVTLLLQPPDSLPDVLILDEPELGLHPYAINIIGSLINSVSNRCQVILATQSPLLVDCFEPEDIIVVERNDRESSFKRLVEADLEDWLEEYSLSELWNKNVIGGRP; via the coding sequence ATGCTTAAACACATCAGCATCAAAGGCTTTAAATCAATTAAAGAACTAGATTTAGATTTATCTTCCATTAACGTTTTAATTGGCGCGAATGGTTCAGGTAAATCTAATTTTATTTCTTTTTTTAAGTTGCTAAATTGGATGATGAAACCATCTGGGCAATTACAATTTTTTGTAGCTAGATCAGGTGGAGCAGACTGTTTTTTGTTTGAAGGAGCCGCAGTTACCCCCCAAATTGAAGCTGAATTGAACTTTGAGTCTAACTCTAGAAAAAATGACTATTCTCTGAGACTTTTTCATGCAGCGGCAGATACTTTTATATTTGCTGAAGAGAAATACCGCTTTTCTCAGAACACAGCCAAGCATTGGGTAGATTGGAATTCTCTAGATGCAGGACATAAAGAATCAAAACTACTTGACATCAAACTATATAACCAAGAGGCTAAAAATCTCTATAGTCTAATACAATCACTTAATGTATATCAATTTCACGATACAACAGAAACTGCAAGTATTAAACATAGATCGAGTATCAATGATAATCACTATCTTAAAGAGGATGCTGGAAATTTAGCCCCCTTTCTTCTAAGAATCAGAGAAAAAGAGCCTCGTTATTATCAAAGAATTGTAGAAACAATTAGACAAATTGCTCCATTCTTTGCGGATTTCATATTTCCTGGAGGAGATAATCCGTTGCTTTTACAATGGGCAGAAAAAGGTAGTGGGTTACTTTTTAGTCCTGATCAAGCATCGGATGGAACATTAAGAGTAATGGCTTTAGTGACGCTTTTATTACAACCTCCTGACAGTCTGCCTGATGTTTTGATTTTAGATGAGCCAGAATTAGGGTTACATCCCTATGCTATTAATATTATCGGTAGCTTAATTAATAGTGTTTCCAATCGCTGCCAAGTGATTTTAGCAACTCAATCACCATTATTAGTAGATTGTTTTGAGCCAGAAGATATTATTGTTGTTGAAAGAAATGACCGAGAATCTTCTTTTAAAAGATTAGTTGAAGCAGATCTAGAAGATTGGCTAGAAGAATATTCATTGTCTGAGCTATGGAATAAAAATGTAATTGGTGGGAGACCATAG